The Trypanosoma brucei brucei TREU927 chromosome 2, complete sequence genome has a window encoding:
- a CDS encoding tubulin-tyrosine ligase, putative has protein sequence MSEFPLVSPNVDSDRPPLGAAPRFFLGESNFSVYEEMARQLKEMGWCEVRSKGWLPTCDVILGDRFTIPYPLLRCECLPPTSRYSGSRWLNYFRGSHRLTLKASMARLLQKADSTCGEWMPRSYVLGGDQERRKDDREAFLEHAVRDPTQVWIIKPSSGCKGKDIVLTRSVAELEVFISELDPKCRRIYLVQQYVQRPLLYRGRKFDMRVWALLKSPYTIYAFTKGSCRTSSSPYDPDDIEDYLVHLTNHCLQEDAPEFGQYEEGNELWFEEVGAYLHEVYRKRVLEDRILPQIASIIIRTLLAARAELQVLENEPYQCFQLFGYDVIVDEGLSVMLLEINGSPGVASKYLQPLVREIIKLVDGGEALNEWDVDAVGFVKLWAEGDELPIGST, from the coding sequence ATGAGTGAGTTCCCGTTGGTGTCACCTAACGTGGATTCTGATCGTCCCCCCTTAGGTGCGGCACCCCGTTTCTTCCTTGGAGAGTCGAACTTCAGCGTGTATGAAGAAATGGCCAGGCaattgaaggaaatgggGTGGTGCGAAGTGCGGTCGAAAGGTTGGCTCCCGACGTGTGATGTCATTTTGGGAGATCGCTTCACAATTCCATACCCACTGCTTCGCTGCGAGTGCTTACCACCTACTTCACGTTACAGCGGCAGCAGGTGGCTAAATTATTTTCGAGGATCGCACCGGCTGACGTTAAAGGCATCCATGGCACGCCTGTTGCAGAAGGCTGACAGCACCTGCGGAGAGTGGATGCCGCGGTCATATGTTCTTGGTGGTGATCAAGAGCGACGGAAGGACGATAGAGAAGCTTTCCTGGAGCACGCAGTGAGGGACCCCACTCAAGTGTGGATCATCAAACCGAGCAGTGGCTGCAAGGGAAAGGATATTGTGTTGACACGCAGCGTGGCGGAGCTTGAAGTTTTCATCTCGGAGTTGGACCCGAAGTGCCGCAGAATATACTTGGTACAGCAGTACGTTCAGCGTCCGCTGCTCTATCGAGGGAGGAAGTTTGACATGCGCGTTTGGGCGCTGCTGAAATCGCCGTACACAATATATGCCTTTACAAAGGGAAGTTGTCGCACTTCCAGTAGTCCGTATGACCCAGACGACATCGAAGACTATCTCGTTCACCTCACAAATCACTGCCTACAGGAAGATGCTCCGGAGTTTGGACAGTACGAGGAAGGCAACGAGTTATGGTTTGAGGAAGTCGGTGCTTACTTGCATGAAGTTTACCGAAAGCGAGTCCTTGAGGACCGCATCCTGCCACAGATTGCTAGCATCATTATTCGTACACTGCTAGCCGCGCGGGCAGAGCTTCAAGTGCTGGAAAACGAACCCTATCAATGCTTCCAGTTGTTTGGTTACGATGTCATCGTGGACGAGGGGTTAAGCGTAATGTTATTGGAGATAAACGGATCGCCGGGGGTCGCGAGCAAGTATTTGCAGCCACTAGTACGCGAGATAATTAAACTCGTCGATGGAGGCGAGGCGTTGAACGAGTGGGACGTTGATGCGGTTGGATTTGTAAAACTCTGGGCGGAGGGCGATGAATTGCCTATCGGGAGCACGTGA